The genomic DNA TGACCACGAACGGCTTGTCCGTGCCCGCGAGTTGCTCACCGATCGCCTCGATGGCGCGCAGATCGGTGGCGCAGTTGGCGGCGAAGTCGGTGAAGTCATGGATGAACGCCAGATGGCAGACCCCGTCCGCCGCCGCCGCGCCGCTCCGCAGGCTGTCGAGATCGTCGAGCGAGCCCCGGTGCACGGCGGCCCCCACGGCCGTCAGCGCCTCGGCGGACGCGTCCGAGCGGGCCAGTCCGGTGACCGTGTGCCCGGCGTCGAGCAGTTCACGGACCACGGCGGAGCCGATGAAGCCGGTCGCGCCGGTGACGAAAACTCGCATGCTGCGTTCCTTCGAAGAGAGAGGGATCTGTGCTGTGTTTCCATCGTGGGCGGGGCACGGGTTCCCGGTCCAAAGCCTGTTTCGCATGGGGCAATACGGATCAGGCATCACAGCAGCTCAGAAGCCCATACGGCCAGAGTCCCCGCAGCCACACGCCGTACACTTCAGGCATGACGGACCTGCCTTCCGCGCCCGATCTCGAACTGCGCCTCGTGCGGTACTTCATCGCCGTCGCCGAGCAGCGTCACTTCGGCCGCGCCGCCGAGGCGCTGCACATCACCCAGCCGTCCCTGAGCCGTCAAGTCCGGCGGCTGGAGGACCAGTTGGGGGCCCGGCTGCTGGACCGTACCCCGCAGGGCACCCGGCTCACGGAGGCCGGGGAGGTCTTCCTGCCCCGCGCCAAGGCGCTGTTGCGCTCCGCCGCCCAGGCCGCGGCGGAGACCCGCGCCGCCGCGGAACCCAGCCGCCTCACCGTCGGGTACATGGCGAACCTCTTCGTCACTCCGGCGGTGCGCCAGGTGCGGCGCCGGCATCCGGACGCCGATGTGCAGGTCGTGCATCTGGCCTACGACGATGTGCGTGCGGCCCTGCTCGATCGCCGGGTCGACGCGGTGGTGGCCCGACTGCCGTTCGCCACCGAC from Streptomyces sp. NBC_01478 includes the following:
- a CDS encoding LysR family transcriptional regulator, whose translation is MTDLPSAPDLELRLVRYFIAVAEQRHFGRAAEALHITQPSLSRQVRRLEDQLGARLLDRTPQGTRLTEAGEVFLPRAKALLRSAAQAAAETRAAAEPSRLTVGYMANLFVTPAVRQVRRRHPDADVQVVHLAYDDVRAALLDRRVDAVVARLPFATDQLEVTVLYDEPRLLLVPLDHRLAGKESVTLDDISDEPVPQVPGADPAWSAFWRIDPRPDGRPAPGGPVIRALEDKFEFVADGRAVAIIAGLRPGQTVRPDITAIPLHGVEPSHVALATRAGEHNRLLTAFRKAAHALLRAPAEQKEELPYGS